A region from the Papaver somniferum cultivar HN1 unplaced genomic scaffold, ASM357369v1 unplaced-scaffold_125, whole genome shotgun sequence genome encodes:
- the LOC113331213 gene encoding uncharacterized protein LOC113331213, with protein sequence MFERKMQSSKSSSVGSNEEFAEVLRSSWIRRLHLKEPTSSILKNKENPPSITPPIPVNSPPSDNQTTISTNESRTPSSIFNAPITPFPQPDKPSSKLDTIKCSFPGFGPFQLKNRATDSKKVTVLREDGDHLVDNCPENVNSKKMSSFSEKRLVNDRRGTPLSPFFQYWPDSKKKNTPIEEQTKFTEFGTSPNTSSISHPMCAPSLEALAGGESQNRRDEQCLAITRVSRDNQYCLRIGGVNCNENCDNGGASRILRDHQQNVVLSQLERNVSRNRNETVKASFWNMNRFRKAELLSSMLHPCRSRTKRKTPNPFDESACVKFRKLGHED encoded by the exons ATGTTTGAAAGAAAGATGCAATCGTCAAAGAGTTCTTCAGTTGGAAGCAATGAGGAATTTGCAGAAGTTCTTCGATCATCCTGGATTCGGCGATTACATTTAAAAGAACCCACATCGTCAATtttgaaaaacaaagaaaacccaCCTTCAATAACACCACCAATTCCTGTAAATTCTCCTCCATCTGATAACCAAACCACCATTTCAACCAATGAATCTCGTACCCCAAGTTCCATTTTTAACGCCCCAATAACTCCTTTTCCACAACCGGATAAACCAAGTTCGAAATTGGATACGATTAAGTGTTCATTTCCTGGTTTTGGTCCTTTTCAGTTGAAAAACAGAGCAACTGACTCTAAGAAAGTTACAGTTTTGAGAGAAGATGGTGATCATTTGGTTGACAATTGTCCAGAAAATGTGAACAGTAAGAAAATGAGTTCTTTTTCAGAGAAGAGGTTAGTTAATGATCGTCGCGGAACTCCTTTGTCCCCGTTCTTTCAATATTGGCCTgattcaaagaagaagaacacaCCTATAGAAGAGCAAACGAAGTTTACAGAATTCGGTACTAGTCCTAATACTAGCAGTATTAGCCATCCCATGTGTGCGCCATCTCTGGAAGCTCTTGCCGGTGGTGAATCTCAGAATAGGCGAGATGAACAATGTTTGGCCATTACCAGAGTTTCTAGAGACAACCAGTATTGCTTGAGAATTGGAG GTGTCAATTGCAATGAGAATTGTGATAATGGTGGTGCTAGTAGAATCCTCAGG gatcatcagcaaaatGTCGTACTAAGCCAACTCGAAAGGAATGTTTCTAGAAATCGAAATGAGACCGTAAAAGCTTCTTTCTGGAACATGAACAGATTTCGGAAAGCCGAACTGTTATCATCCATGTTACATCCTTGTAGAAGTAGAACTAAAAGAAAAACGCCCAACCCCTTTGATGAGTCGGCATGCGTGAAATTCAGGAAGCTGGGCCATGAAGACTAG
- the LOC113331295 gene encoding uncharacterized protein LOC113331295 has translation MKKLETEVQKYKRVAFMLLKAFPLLDRAYKALSGWKAKLLSQAGRTVLINSTLSAFPCYQMQCFEFPKGTLDEFDRIQRDFWWDKENPKKAYYPKAWDAIRMPKISGGVGIRNPHNVNLSLLTKLGWRMLNNPNDLWIRILKGKYFPRNNPLHKNRDYEISLIWHSIRKGLDIVKENYIWEVGDGRNINISLDNWIPGVSHLQNLNDNELKFFSDLIDQNGCWDNNKIDVSFTPDVACKIKSIYINGDSQDRIRWRGTKNGEFSSKSVYRILSNTGDNGDKCWQKNMAFRSTA, from the exons ATGAAGAAATTGGAAACTGAAGTGCAGAAGTACAAGAGAGTAGCATTCATGTTGTTAAAAGCATTT CCATTACTAGACAGAGCGTATAAAGCTCTGagtggttggaaagctaaattgCTGTCACAAGCAGGAAGAACAGTGTTGATTAATTCTACATTGTCTGCTTTCCCCTGTTATCAGATGCAATGTTTTGAGTTTCCAAAAGGAACTTTAGATGAATTTGATAGAATACAGAGGGATTTTTGGTGGgataaagaaaaccctaaaaaggcTTATTATCCGAAAGCTTGGGATGCTATCAGAATGCCTAAGATTAGTGGAGGTGTAGGTATTAGAAATCCTCATAATGTTAACTTATCTTTGCTTACCAAGTTAGGATGGAGGATGCTTAACAATCCTAATGATCTTTGGATACGAATTCTGAAAGGAAAATATTTTCCTAGAAATAATCCCCTTCATAAGAATAGAGATTATGAAATTTCCTTAATTTGGCATAGTATTAGGAAGGGATTAGATATAGTAAAGGAAAATTATATTTGGGAGGTAGGAGATGGAAGAAATATTAATATAAGCCTAGACAATTGGATCCCTGGAGTAAGTCATTTACAGAATTTGAATGATAATGAACTAAAATTTTTCTCGGACTTGATTGATCAAAATGGTTGCTGGGATAATAACAAGATTGATGTATCTTTTACGCCTGATGTTGCTTGCAAGATTAAGTCGATTTATATAAATGGTGATAGTCAAGATAGGATCAGATGGAGAGGAACGAAAAATGGAGAGTTTTCTTCAAAGTCAGTTTATAGAATATTGTCTAATACAGGGGATAATGGAGATAAATGCTGGCAAAAAAATATGGCATTTAGATCTACTGCCTAG